In Citrus sinensis cultivar Valencia sweet orange chromosome 2, DVS_A1.0, whole genome shotgun sequence, a single genomic region encodes these proteins:
- the LOC102620119 gene encoding probable O-methyltransferase 3, producing the protein MINGENAASSSELLKAQAQVWNCTFNNVNSMSLKCAVELGIADIIHSHGQPTTLSQIASALNIKPNKVECIQSVMRILVHSGFFAQQKDDEYFLTPASRLLLKDTPLKAAPFVDLVADPLYTTAFHCLGTWLQNDDPSLFETAHGKKVWDRVADEPKFKSLFYDLMITDSELIAGIVIKDCKEVFEGLKSLIDVAGGTGTLARAIATAFPDIKCTVFDLPHVVDNLQGTNDNLDFVGGNMFEAIPQANAVLLKWILHNWNDEESVKLLKKCKEAIPIKIELRVVGKSGNRLPVARRGRFIATETLKDGHMEYVNGKNRVFLVGKNYLFDQLLTSVYEVFQINPNEYSITMKITLKSSNTLHRICALPIDIFDEEMMRVVLHMASNVANFGCIPIFVTTSPRVPSEGIEPHVDTEISFRANMSGPDNEEEVLPRTISVQQYYSPIHNKYDNIDDNGITLQDVGATVFPIKTSLEQRYSPYHNNNFRNNDDLHDETDGVNVCAKPSNSMRSTHFNNNGDDGGAGHISHEKRPHERF; encoded by the exons ATGATTAATGGAGAGAATGCTGCTAGCAGCTCTGAGCTTCTTAAAGCTCAAGCTCAGGTGTGGAATTGTACATTCAATAACGTCAATTCCATGTCACTAAAATGTGCCGTTGAGCTTGGCATAGCAGATATCATTCACAGCCATGGCCAACCCACGACTCTTTCACAAATAGCCTCAGCACTcaatataaaaccaaataaaGTTGAATGCATTCAAAGCGTCATGCGCATTCTAGTTCACTCAGGCTTTTTTGCTCAGCAAAAAGATGATGAGTATTTTCTTACACCCGCTTCTAGACTTCTTCTTAAGGATACGCCCTTGAAGGCAGCACCATTTGTGGATCTTGTTGCTGATCCGTTATATACAACTGCGTTTCATTGCTTGGGAACTTGGCTGCAAAACGATGATCCCTCGCTGTTTGAGACAGCGCATGGGAAAAAAGTTTGGGACCGGGTAGCTGATGAACCCAAATTTAAAAGCTTATTTTATGATCTCATGATCACTGATTCGGAGCTGATAGCTGGGATTGTGATTAAAGATTGTAAAGAGGTGTTCGAGGGGTTGAAGTCCCTGATTGATGTCGCTGGTGGCACAGGAACCCTGGCAAGGGCCATTGCTACGGCTTTTCCTGATATTAAATGCACTGTTTTTGATCTTCCACACGTGGTTGATAATTTGCAAGGGACTAATGATAATCTGGACTTTGTTGGAGGGAACATGTTTGAGGCAATACCTCAGGCAAATGCTGTTTTACTCAAG TGGATACTGCATAACTGGAATGATGAAGAAAGCGTGAAATTACTAAAGAAATGTAAAGAAGCAATTCCAATCAAAAT TGAACTGCGAGTCGTGGGTAAATCTGGCAacaggctgcctgtcgcaCGAAGAGGCAGATTCATTGCAact GAGACATTAAAGGATGGCCATATGGAGTATGTGAATGGTaaaaatagagtttttttggttggaaaaaattatttgtttgatcaGTTATTGACAAGCGTATACGAGGTGTTCCAAATAAACCCTAATGAATATAGTATTACAATGAAGATAACTTTGAAGTCTAGTAACACATTACATCGTATATGTGCACTGCCCATAGATatatttgatgaagaaatgaTGAGGGTTGTGTTGCATATGGCATCCAATGTAGCCAATTTTGGATGCATTCCTATATTCGTGACCACATCACCTCGAGTTCCAAGCGAAGGTATTGAGCCACATGTCGATACAGAAATTTCATTTAGAGCAAATATGTCTGGCCCCGATAATGAAGAAGAGGTGTTACCAAGGACAATATCGGTGCAGCAATATTATTCTCCAATCCACAACAAATATGACAACATTGATGATAACGGCATTACGTTACAGGATGTTGGAGCAACGGTATTTCCAATAAAAACGTCGTTGGAGCAACGGTATTCTCCGTATCACAACAATAATTTCCGGAACAATGATGATCTTCATGATGAGACAGATGGGGTTAATGTTTGTGCAAAACCTTCTAATAGTATGAGAAGCActcatttcaataataatgGTGATGATGGAGGAGCCGGTCACATTTCCCACGAAAAACGACCCCATGAACGGTTTTAG